The region GTAGTTGCCGATGTGGGGCTCGCCGGTCGGCTGGATTCCTGAAAACACGCGTGGCATAACCCCAGGATTCTAGCGGCCCGGGCCCACACAAAAGCGGCCTCCGGTAAGGGAGACCGCCTGGGGAACAGGAACGTTTACTTTTCAGCTGGAGGTGCGGCGCTGTCTGACTTTGTTTCCGGAGTCGCACCGGTGCTGGGCTTACTGCTGTCGGTCTTCGGAGCCGCTTTAGGAGCGGCGGCAGCTACGCGCTTTTCCTGGGCAGCCAGCACTTCCTTGAGTTTGTCGGTCGGATTCAGGGCTGCTACCTGCTTGGCCAGGAATGCCTGTCCAGCCTCGTTGCGCTTGGTGGCCAGCACCTGGGACTCAATCTGACTACGCACAGCACTCAGGGGCTGCGTCGTTGCTGGTTTCAGGTCCGTCACGTACGCCACGCTGTAGCGCTCGCCGACCTTGACCACGTCGCTCAGGCTGCCTTCACCGGCACTCTTGAGCGTGCGGGCGCTGAACACGGCGGCGTTCAGCTCCTGCCCCAGCTTGCCGTCGCCAGCAGTCACACTGCCGCGTTCGCTGACGGTGCCGCCCTGCTTGCTGGCTGCAGTGGCAAAGCTGCCCTGACCGTTCCAGGTGTTGCGGAAAGCCAGTGCCTTGCTGCGGTCCTTGAAGCTGGCCTCATCCACCGTAGCGGTGGCCGGGCTCTGGAACTGCGCCTTGTTCTGGGTGTAGAAGGCCTGCACATCGGCGTCCGTGACCTTGACGTTGCGCGAGCCGTAAGCGGCAATGGCGGCAGCCATTTCCTGGCGCGTGCCGGTCACAGGAAGCTTCAGTGAGCGGGCGATCTGAGGAGCTGCGTAGCTGGAGATCAGCTGCTGGGTGACCTGAGGCTTGAGCATGCCGTTGACCAGCTGTGCTGCCTGATCGCCGGGGACCTGCTGCAGCAGTTGGCCGAACTGCTCGTTGCCCACGACCTGGCTGATCACGTCAGAGTGACGGACGTTCTGACCACCCACGGTGGCGACCACGGGGTTCTCGGTGCGCCAGTTCGGGTCCTTGACCTCGATCTTGACGTCTTTCTCCAGACCCTCGACCCACTCTTCAAGCGCTGCATTCTTCTTCTGCTCGGTGACGGCCGTGATGGCGTCGGCCTTGGCCTCAGCAAAGGGTTTGGTGGCCGGCGCAAGGTACTGCTCGACCTTAACGATGTAGAACTTGTCGCCGCTGGCCACCACGTCGGTGATTCCACCCTTGGTCAGCGCGAAAGCCGCTGCGCCTACCTCGGCGGGGAGGGCCACCTGGGCCACCGGGCGCGGTTTACCGTTCTCGACAGGCCCAAGTGCGCCGCCACGGTCAGCAAACTCAGTGCTGTTGGCTTTGGCGACGGCTGCAAAGTCGGCTCCACCACGGACCTG is a window of Deinococcus deserti VCD115 DNA encoding:
- a CDS encoding peptidyl-prolyl cis-trans isomerase → MNRKKVVNGLLIVLALLLVVGMAYQFTPSLGSLFSSPNKGTPALVVNGKTVTAEELDGVRRSNPVLSSTDTGILGDDFKTFTVAQKVRQVLVAQAASDIKVSRDDVNAEVKKIREANSLTDSKAWTDALQGVGLTDATYRAQLREQLAVNRKVEELRKAVPAATEAEAKLYYDLNPEKFQSEARIIGRQIVVAKEAKAKELLAQVRGGADFAAVAKANSTEFADRGGALGPVENGKPRPVAQVALPAEVGAAAFALTKGGITDVVASGDKFYIVKVEQYLAPATKPFAEAKADAITAVTEQKKNAALEEWVEGLEKDVKIEVKDPNWRTENPVVATVGGQNVRHSDVISQVVGNEQFGQLLQQVPGDQAAQLVNGMLKPQVTQQLISSYAAPQIARSLKLPVTGTRQEMAAAIAAYGSRNVKVTDADVQAFYTQNKAQFQSPATATVDEASFKDRSKALAFRNTWNGQGSFATAASKQGGTVSERGSVTAGDGKLGQELNAAVFSARTLKSAGEGSLSDVVKVGERYSVAYVTDLKPATTQPLSAVRSQIESQVLATKRNEAGQAFLAKQVAALNPTDKLKEVLAAQEKRVAAAAPKAAPKTDSSKPSTGATPETKSDSAAPPAEK